A stretch of the Arachis stenosperma cultivar V10309 chromosome 6, arast.V10309.gnm1.PFL2, whole genome shotgun sequence genome encodes the following:
- the LOC130932911 gene encoding uncharacterized protein LOC130932911, translated as MAEDNSSNSNNLRITIERNPSQSRLSELNIKCWPKWGCSPGKYQLKFDAEETCYLLKGKVKAYPKGSSDFVEFGAGDLVTIPKGLSCTWDVSVAVDKYYKFESESSSSSSS; from the exons atggctgAAGATAATTCATCAAACTCCAACAACCTTAGAATCACCATTGAAAGAAACCCTTCACAGTCACGCCTCTCTGAACTCAACATCAAGTGTTGGCCCAA ATGGGGTTGTTCTCCTGGGAAGTACCAGTTGAAATTTGATGCAGAAGAGACATGCTATTTGCTGAAAGGGAAAGTGAAGGCATACCCAAAAGGTTCATCAGATTTTGTTGAGTTTGGTGCCGGTGACCTTGTTACCATTCCAAAGGGACTTAGTTGCACTTGGGATGTTTCTGTTGCAGTTGATAAGTACTACAAGTTTGAATctgaatcttcttcttcttcttcttcatga